The nucleotide sequence ttactcAAATTTTAGAGATCTCTTTAGCACTGGTTCATTGCTAGTGTTCCTGTTATATATTCTTGACTCAAATTTTGGAAATCTCTTTTTGCGTATTctcaagtgttgataatatgaaTAAGTTAATTGCATAGACAATGTAACCACCTTTAATTATACACCAACTCAATTGGAGCATGCTGAACTTTATTTTGGTTCAAATTGCTGATTATAATTTATGGGAAATTCATCCAAGAGCAAGGACTACATATTCAACCAAAAAGCAAGATTCAAAACTACAAGAATGGAGATAACTAAGATCAACACTTAAAGCATGAAACTTAGAATTGTTATTCACTTCATATTTTACATTTTATTGTAAGAATTTCTCGTCGACAGAAGCTGACATGACGATAAAATTAGGATCCTGTTAAGAAAGAGACATCAGACAGATCTAAATTCGAAATAACAGCTTAACTTTTGCCCTCCTCTATCTTTGAAGAACTGAACTTGACATTAACCAAACCTGCAGCAAGTCGGGCAGCAGCAGATGCACGTTCTGCAGCAGAAATAGCAGCACGAGCTCTCTCCAATACAACTGATGTTTCTGGTCTTGTATCCTTTTTTACATCAACTGTATCACCCAAAGTGATGCCACCAAGTGATGGTTTATCTATATTAGCAGGCCTCAAAGGTGCTTTAGTAACAGAGGTTGGAGAACTAAGACTTTTAGATACTGGATTGCCATTTGGAGATGTCACAGGATTTTCAAAGGTTGGTGGATGACCACGAGTGTTTGGTTCTGGAGATACCCAAGCATGTGCAGCAATTTGCTTTGGTCCATTCTACATCATGAATTATAGTGGCAGCAAAAAAAAAAGTCAGATCAAGAAACAAAAGAGCAATTAATAGAGTTCAATGGACGAAAAAGGAATAAACTAGAACTGACTCAATCAATAATGTACCAACACGTAAAATATAGTGGAAATGATCATTGTGAACGTCCAAAGGGCCAGTTCAAACAAATCTAAAGAACTAGATCCATAAATGCGTAGGCTTTCAACCATATCAACGTAAGAACCAATTACAAAACTTTAAACTTTTTTTCACAAAACTTTAAACTCCTTCCCGCATATCATGCATGTATGCATCATGGAAAGCTAGGTTTCAGCACCATGTCATACATAACCACTAAATTTGTCATTTTCAAGTTCATGCATAATAAAGGTTTGACCTTTCATTAACATAGCACACAAGAAAAAGCAAATAACAAGCTTCACAAGAAAATAGAGATGAACCTGGACCATACCCCTAATTCAGACAAATATGCAAGCTTTTGGAAACTAAATATTCAAGACATACATACAACTAGAAGATTTAACGAAGGAAAGTACCAGAAGATCCTCCGGCTTTTTACTCAATTCTGCTTCTGTGATAGAAGAATCCCATTCCACGTTGTACTCTTTTGCAATTTCCTTCAGTACATTGAGCCTTACTTCAGCTGATGAAGCACCAACTGAAAGTTTCTCTACAATCTGCATAATCATATAATTAACCTTAGCTCTTAATAAGGTCAACCCTGCAAGTATATCATTAGCACAATGAAGAAGACGAAAGCGTAACTGTACGGTTAACACTTGTATCAGGCCGAAGCTCAGATGCTGCTGCTATGAATTCCTTTCCATATTTAGCTGCAAATAGATTCCTGACATGCAATAAATCTGGCAAATCTGAACATCTTGGAGCTGCAAAGATTATACTTGCAACAGCTTCCCGCAATTCCGAGGGGCATTCTCTGATAGAaaagagatttttatttttgtttttgaaactgGTAAATTTTACAGCAAAAGATATATTTCAAGACTGCATCACATTTAGCTTTTAGATTATAGAAATGAATAAGAATGTGGCATCCCAATAAAAAGTTGTAGTAAGTTATTGGGAATGAGTTTGATAGGCACAACTAACTAGAAGAGAAAATGTAGCTACTCTTGCTCAATAATGTGCTTTCCACAGTGACATCTTACATCCTTCACCTACCAGGTCGAAATGACGCTACGTTATAGCAACTGTTTTGGTGGTCAACTTAGACTTGAGCCAATTTATGAAGGAACGAGGTCACTAGACCTCAATAAAACGTTTGTCCGCCAAGGATCATATACCtgttaagttttaaattttaactcACCAAAAATCACATTTGACCAAGGTGTAAGTAACacagttatttatgatgatttgatcTACACAGACCTCTATAAATGCACCGTACTTAAAGAGTTACACTATGATGATTGAGGATACTGAAAAGAAAACGAGATAAATCCAAGATTAAATGGAAGAAGTCGTGTCAGATTATAAATATACCACAACCTCTTGATTTATATGAGGACTTGACTAACCGCTAAACAGAATGGAAGTGAAGTATCTGCACAGTGGGTTTCTTTGTTGGGACACTTGCATTGCATCAGGTAGATTGTTTTAGTATGGATTTTTCATGTCGGTGTAAGGATAAACATTATATTAAAAGAATCTCTAGTTCTAAGTAAACCATAATTTGTAGAATGTAGAAATTATTGAGCATTTAAAAAATTAACCCACGTAAAGAAGAATAAATATTGACAACATATATAATCAATCTCGTCTAATTTGGGATTAAGGCATCATTGTTGTAGAATGAATGTTCACAAATGATATTGGTTCTCAAGGCTGAGATGTAATGGAATAAGAATAAGGATGGCTGCAAGGAAGAAAAGAAGGGGATAATGAAGAGACAGAGGTGTAACGTATAAATCAAGGGGAAAGATTGTAGAGACAGCAGATCTACCATGTTATGTCCCAGGAGAAGTATTGGTAAAAATTGAAAGGACATTGAACATTTTGGTTAGTTATGGGTGTGTAGTAATGTCTTTTGACTCCAACCAAACAATTATCTTAGATGACTAAATACAGAAACCTCTCTTGAGGTTACGGCATTGAAACATAGTTTATTTGGtttcaaatattatataaacCCTCTTACTAAAATATGTTGTATTACAAAACAAAATTTTCACCTATAGCTTTCTATAAAGGTCCCATATGCATAAATTGTATTCACTTCCATTTCTCTTTCACTTTGCCATAGGCAACCTCTTCCTGAAGAAGCACTATTCTCCTTTCCCTGCACTTCCCCCTGCCACAAGGGATTATTTTAACCAAATGGTACCTAACTTTCCTCTGAAAACTGGTAATTCAATACACTAAAGGAAAACATTCTTACTGAATATCCTTCCTGAAGAGAGAGAACATCACTGACATGGGgtttgaatcatctttttaattgttttagaGAAATGCAGCTGGGTAAATAGCACTAATTGTTAGTATAAAAATAAAGAGGCATATATTAGAATTAGCAAGCACTCCTGAAGCCTTGAGGATGAAGCAT is from Capsicum annuum cultivar UCD-10X-F1 chromosome 5, UCD10Xv1.1, whole genome shotgun sequence and encodes:
- the LOC107870570 gene encoding IST1 homolog, translating into MSLLNQLFNRGLQGTKCKTCLTLAISRIKLLRNKREEQLKLMRKEIAEFLQAGQEAIARIRVEHIICEQNAWAAYEILELFCEFVFARVPILESQKECPSELREAVASIIFAAPRCSDLPDLLHVRNLFAAKYGKEFIAAASELRPDTSVNRTIVEKLSVGASSAEVRLNVLKEIAKEYNVEWDSSITEAELSKKPEDLLNGPKQIAAHAWVSPEPNTRGHPPTFENPVTSPNGNPVSKSLSSPTSVTKAPLRPANIDKPSLGGITLGDTVDVKKDTRPETSVVLERARAAISAAERASAAARLAAGLVNVKFSSSKIEEGKS